The genomic stretch GATAAAGGATGATACAGGAGAAGAAATCACCTTTACGGAAGTGCCAACTAAGATCGTCACGCTTGCAGCTAGTGAAACAGAAGCCATTTATGCTATAGGCTCTGGCGGGCAGATTGTTGGAGTTGATGAATGGAGCAATTATCCAGAGGAGGTTGCGTCTAAGCCAAAGGTAGGCGATATCACGACTAATATTGAAGCGGTACTCGCCCTTGAGCCCGATCTTGTACTCGCATCATCGTCAATGAATACAGAAGCGATTGCGAAGCTTCGCGAGCTGAACATCAACGTTTATGCAACAGATCCGCTCACCTACGATGCAGTCATTGCCAAAATCGAAAATTTAGGCCATATTATGAATAAACCATCCGAGGCAGCTGCAATTGCTGAGCATATGAGCCTAGTAAAGCAGCAGGTAACTGAAGCGGTTAAGGATGCCGAGAAGAAGAAGGTATACTTAGAGTTCGATGCTGGCTGGACTGTAGGCTCCGGCACATTTCTTGATGAGCTTATTACGCTCGCTGGCGGCAGCAACATTTCCGGTTCGCTCCCAGGCTGGTACGAGATTAGCGCTGAGGATATCGTCAAGAAAAACCCAGAGTTTATTATATATCCTGCATTGAAGGAGGAGCCGAATCCTATCGTTGTGAGCATTGAAAGCCGCCCAGGCTGGAATGTCATCGATGCAGTGAAGAACAAGCATATGCATGCAGTGACCGAGGATCCGCTCGTACGCGTAGGACCGCGTCTTGCTGATGGTTTGCTGGAGCTTGCTAAAGTTATTCACCCGGATCTCGTAAAATAATAAAATGACATATAAATTGGTTTGGTATGGAGGAGCAGCTATGCTCCTTCTTGCTGTTTCTATCGTTGTCAGCCTTTCGATAGGATCAGCCGGCATCTCAGTAAGGGACGTATGGGGAATCATGCTGCATCAACTGCCTTGGCTGTCTGATCAGCCAGTTCCTTATTCGTCCGCAGAAATTGCAATCGTAACGCAGGTACGGCTCTCGCGCGTATTGCTTGCTGTCCTTGTTGGGGCATGCCTTGCACTAGCTGGTACTGGCTTTCAAGGAGTGCTTCGCAATCCGCTTGCTGATCCCTATACATTAGGGGTTGCCTCGGGCTGCTCAGTCGGCGCTGCATTTATTATTTTGTTCGGCTTGCAGACAGCGCTTGGCATGTGGACGATACCGCTCGTTGCATTCGGAACAGGAACAGTTACGTTGTTAGGCGTTTTCTGGCTGTCACGAAACAACGGGGTCATGCAGATTGAAACATTGATTTTGTCAGGAGTCATTTTACAAGCGTTTTTAGGCGCCTTTGTATCCTTCATGGTATCGATGTCGGAGGGCGTTGTGAACCAAATTTTGTTTTGGCTAATGGGTTCGCTAGCTATGCGCAGCTGGAGCAATGTTTATATGCTGCTTCCGCTTCTAGCACTAGGTCTGCCGATCTTGCTCTTATATGGTCAATCTCTAAATTTATTCGTGCTTGGCGAGCGGCATGCAGCCCATCTGGGCATACGCGTGGAACGCACAAAGCTAATTGTACTAATCAGCTCAACGCTATTAACAGCAGCTGCCGTATCCGTATCCGGTGTTATAGGGTTCGTCGGTTTAGTTGTTCCGCATGTCATCCGATTGCTCGTTGGACCAGATTATCGATTAATTACACCATTAGCCGCAATCGGAGGCGGGATTTTTGTCTTGTGGGCAGATACGCTGGCGCGAATGGCACTGACTCCTAAGGAAATTCCGCTTGGCGTCGTTACTGCACTCATTGGCGCGCCGTTTTTTGCTTATTTGCTGCATAGACGGAAGCAAAAGCAAGGAGGAGCACTATGATTGAGGTGCGCGATATTGTACATAGAGTACAAGGAAGACCTGTACTGAATGGTCTTTCCTGTACCTTCCAGCAAGGATGCATGTATGGTGTTATAGGTCCAAATGGTGTTGGGAAGTCAACGCTTCTGCACTTATTGTCTGGGGTTGATCAGCCAAGCCGCGGAGAGGTACGGCTGGATGGCGTTAGTATGGCTTCTTACCCGCGCAAGCAGCTAGCTAAGAAAATGGCTGTTCTTCAGCAAAGCGGCTTGCCCCCTGTTGGTTTTTCCGTCCGCGAGGTCGTCAGCATGGGGAGATCCCCATTCCAGAGCTGGCTCGGTACTGATTCGGAGGATGGAGAGACGATCATTAATGCTGCTTTAAGGGCAATGGGGCTTCAAGAGCTGGAGCATCGCAAAATGGATCAGTTAAGCGGAGGCGAGCGGCAGCGTGTAGCACTCGCTAAGCTGATGGCACAGGAGCCCTCGATTATTTTGCTCGATGAACCGACGACTTATTTGGATATTGGCTATCAAGTTCAGCTTCTGGATACTGTGCGGGCTTGGCAGCGCGAGCGGAAGCTGACTGTCATCGCGGTGCTTCATGATTTGAATTTGGCTTCGCTATATTGCGATGAGCTCGTTGTGCTTCATCAAGGAAAAGTCGCAGCAGTAGGCACTCCTCATGCTGTATTAACGACTGAGCTAATCGATCAGGTTTACGAAGCAAAAACAGCAATCATCTCGCATCCACTAACGGGAGCTCCGCAAATTATGCTGCAGCCGAAGGTCATATACTAATTTTCCAATTAGAATAAAAGGAGTTTTTAAAAATGATCAGCAATTTGGACACGAAGCTGGCGGAAACAATTGAAAGAATCAAACCGTTCGATGAAGAGACAGCTGCTTTAGCGATGAAGTATTCCGATGGATTAACGAAGCCGCCCGGAAGTCTAGGAAAGCTGGAATCCATTTCTATTCAGCTAGCTGGAATCTCAGGGCAATTATGGCCGGATTTATCGCGTAAAGCAGTCATTGTCATGGCAGGGGACCATGGGGTATGCGAGGAAGGGGTCAGCGCATTTCCACAGGCGGTTACTCCTCAGATGGTTATGAATTTTTTGAATGGCGGTGCGGCAGTGAACGTGCTGGCTAGACAAGCAGGCGCTGAGGTCGTATGCGTTGATATTGGCGTAAATGCGGATTTAGAGCATGAGCTGCTAATTAGCCGCAAGGTAGTCCGAGGAACTGCGAACATGGCGAAGCAGCCCGCGATGACTCGCGAGGAGACTCTGCAAGCGATATTAGTAGGCATTGAAGTAGTAAATGAGCAAGTGCAGCGCGGCTGTCAATTGTTTGCCACGGGTGAAATGGGCATTGGCAACACGACAGCAAGCGCCGCTCTAACAACGGTATTAACCGGACTCGCACCTGAAGAGTCGGTGGGCCGGGGCACTGGCATTAACGATGCAAGCTGGCTGAATAAGGTAGCTGTTGTGAAGCGTGCGATTGCAATAAATAACCCTGATGCGAATGATGCTATTGATGTGCTTGCTAAATTAGGCGGAGCGGAAATTGCTGGTCTGGTCGGTGTCATTATCGGTGCTGCTGCGAGCGGTTGCCCTGTAGTTATCGACGGTTACATATCGTCAGCAGCTGCACTAGTCGCATCACGAATTGCGCCGCAAACGCTGCCTTATATGATCGCTTCACATCTCTCTCAGGAGCAGGGACATTTGAAGCTGCTGGAATCCATTGGCCTGCTGCCTATCATGCAGCTTGAAATGAGGCTGGGTGAAGGCACCGGAGCTGTATTATGTTTTCATTTCATTGACGCTGCGCTCCATCTCATGCAAGAGATGGCAACGTTTGAGAGCGCAGGCGTATCTAAGGATTAGGTGAGCGTCCATGGCAGTACTTGTAACCGGCGGAACGCGCAGCGGCAAGAGCAGCTTCGCAGAGCAATACGCGATGCGAGTCGCGGCAAGTGGCATTTATATTGCTACCTGTCAGCCGTATGATGAAGAAATGAGCAAGCGAATTGGGAAGCACCAGTCGGATCGAGATGATTCAGGCTTCAGCTGGGAGACGATCGAGGATGCGTATGCTGCAGCGGACGTACTTCGACAATTAGAAAAGAAATTTTTTGTGGAAGCGCAGCAGGGCAAGGAGTCGCCAGTCGTGCTGCTCGATTGTTTAACGTTATGGTTGACGAATTGGCTAATGCAAATAGAGCAGCAATCGCTGACAGACGATCGTCTGGAAATAGAAATAATGAAGCTGCTGGAAGCTATACATAGCTATCCTTATCCGCTGATTATCGTCACAAACGAAGTTGGTGACGGTATTGTACCCGCTTATGCGCTGGGCCGATTGTTCCGCGATGAGGCGGGACGTCTGAATCAGCGGGTTGCTGCGATTTGCGAGCGTGTTTTTCTCGTGACGGCAGGTATACCGATAGAGCTGAAGTCGCAAGCTTTTAGGTGGGATCAATTATGATTCTTTACTCGTTGAAGGAGCTGCTGCTGCTTGCAGCAGCAGCGATAGTGATAGATTGGATCATAGGCGATCCGAAATGGCCAACCCATCCCGTCATTCGGATCGGACGGCTGATTCGCTGGCTGGAGCGTCTTCTTGCACCAGAGCGGTTTGCTGCGAAGCCCAAAGTGGTTAAACAGTTGGGCGTTGCTTTGACTGCTATAACGCTGCTCATCAGCTTCGGTTCTACCTGGGGTATTGTTTTAACAGCAGATGCTTTGCATCCTTGGCTTGGCTATGCGGTGAGCGCTTGGCTTATTTCGACAACACTAGCAGTGAAGGGCTTGAAGGATGCAGCCGTGCTCGTCTATCGTCCCCTGGTCATGGGAAGGCTGGACGAGGCTAGAAAGTATGTAGGGTATATTGTTGGCCGAGACACCGCCGAGCTTGATGAGCGAGAGGCATCGCGTGCGACCATTGAGACGGTTGCGGAGAACACGGTTGATGCTCTTGTATCTCCTTTGTTGTTTGCGCTTATTGGAGGAGCACCGCTGGCTATGCTTTACCGTGCAACAAATACACTTGATTCCATGGTAGGCTATCGAAATGAGAAATATGTGCATTTTGGCTGGTGCTCGGCACGGACGGACGATTGGCTAAATTACATCCCAGCAAGGCTAACTGGCGTAATGCTTACGATTTCTGCACTTTTTTTTCCGAAAATGAATGCAAGGCAGGCTGGACGGGCGATAGCTGTCTTCGCACATCTTCATCCAAGCCCTAATAGCGGGATTCCTGAGTCAGCGGTTGCGGGCGCGCTTGGCATCGAGCTGGGCGGGAGAAATGTTTATTTTGGTGTTCCTAGTGAGCGTGCAAGAATGGGCTGGCCGCTGCGCGAATTGCAGCCACAGGACATTATGCAAACGGTCCGTTTATTGTATAGTGTCAGCGTCATTTTGTTTATAGGAGTGATAGCCGTATGGTTCGTCGCGAGGTAAAGCTGCAATTCCAAGCGGTTATCGCAGCTTTTCAATTTTTAACACGTTTCCCTATTCCGATTGCCGTTCCTTTTCAAGGATCTGTCCTGAAGCGAAGTGTAGTGTATTTCCCGCTTGCTGGAGCACTCATAGGTGTAAGTCTCACAGCCTTCGCCTGGTTGCTCACTCTATTTATTCCACCGTGGCCAAGCGCAGTTCTAGTGCTCGCCATATGGACCGCATTAAGCGGTGGACTGCATCTAGATGGATGGATGGACACCGCAGACGGCGTGCTCAGTCACCGTTCCCGCGAGCGTATGCTCGAAATTATGAAGGATAGCCGGGTGGGCGCGATGGGGGTGCTTGCTGCTGTCCTGCTGCTGCTGCTCAAAGCCTCATTAATGGTTGAGTTGCTAGAGGGAAATCATTTGAAATTATACTGGCCGCTGCTCTTGATTGGTCCGATATGGAGCAGAGCTTGGATGAGTGCTGCGATAGCCTTTTGGCCGAGCGCAAGGCAAGGTGAAGGAATTGGTGTATTATTTAATGAGGTTAAAGGTTTACATGCTGCGGCCTCAATGGCTGTGGCTGCACTTTGCTCGGGCTTTGTTTTTTGGATCGCTGATATGGGAGCTGCGATTTCTTTAATGTGGTTAATCGTTATTTTATTGCTCACCATCGGCAGCGGCGGACTTCTTGCTGCTTGGTTAAGCCATAAGCTTGGCGGTTTAACCGGCGATACCTATGGTGCTTTGAATGAAGCTGTGGAAGCGGTTCTGCTGCTGGCAGCTATCATTTGGATACATGCTCAGATATAGAGGAGTTGAGTTTTGAAAATGCTGGAAAGATACGGTCACGGTGGTGATCTGCGAACCGCTGAGGAAGCCTTCGGCATACCCGCCCAACAATTTGTTGATTTTAGCTCTAATATGAATCCGCTTGGTCCGCCATCAGGTGTGAAAAAAGCGTTGCATGCCTATGCGGATATGATAGATCAGTATCCTGACCCAGCCGTTCGCGGTTTGCGAAGCAAGCTGGCGCAGCGGCACAATATCGATGAGCAGTCGATTGTTGTTGGCAATGGAGCAGCAGAGCTGATTGATTTAATTGTTCGTGCTTTGCAGCCGGAATTAACGACACTCGCCATCCCTTGCTTCGATGAGTACGGTGATGCAGTTCGAAAAATAGGCGGCGCAGTATACGAAATCAAGCTTGCCGCAGAAAATCATTTTGAATGGATCATAAACGCTGAGGACGTGTGCGCTGCGGCTGCAGCGGGCTCTTTATTTATACTTGGCTCGCCAAACAATCCGACAGGCCAGCTTGTTGATCCAAGCCACATTCGATCCTTGCTTAGCATGGGCGCGTATGTCGTTGTTGATGAGGCGTTTATGGATTTTGTCCCCGATGAGTCGAGGCTCAGCCTGATTCAAGAAGCGACGCAGCATGAGAGATTGTTCGTTATTCGTTCGATGACCAAATTTTATTCTATCCCTGGTATTCGGCTGGGCTATATCGTCGGAATGCCAAGATCGTTAAGTGTGTTGAGACGTCTTCAGGTTCCCTGGAGTGTAAATTCTTTGGCGCAGCTCATAGGAGAATCGGTGCTGGAGGACTCTGAATTCGAAGAACGGTCGATACGCTGGCTGCAGCAGGAAAGGCCGTGGCTGACCGCACAGCTTGAGGATATCGGCTTTGTGGTAAACCCAAGTGCTGCTAATTATTTGCTCCTTCGTATTCCGAAGTCAGCTGGACTTAGCGCCAGCATGCTTCAGCTTGAGATGGGCAAGCGAGGGGTGCTTATCCGTGATGCTTCCCGGTTTTCCGGTCTGGATCATACCTATATTCGTGTAGCGATTAAGCTTCGCGAGCAAAATGTACAGCTAGTGGCGGCATTTAAGCAATGCTTGCAGCCTAATGAGACCCACGGCGTTAAATGATTGGAACATTAATAAGTCAGAGGAGGGGGATTCGTGACTCAGCCCTTTCGATCGGGAGACCAATATGATTCAACCATTTGGAGCGGTGTTACATTGCTGCTGAAGGAGGATCGCATTGAAGCGAGCACTCCAGAGCAATTGTATGCCCTTAGCAGTGCCATTCATCCAGGCGGCTTCTCCTATACGAATCGAATTGTAAATTGGAGAGTACCGCTGACGTATCAGTGTGATGATCCGGTTCGTGATATAATTGAGCATTGCAAAGAGTGGGGCTGCGATGCCAAAGATACGATTGGTCTGATTACTGCGGCGAAGCTGACGCATGCAGCTGTAGCAGAGGTTGAGGGAGATCGGTTTAAGCTGCTATGCTGCACGACTGTCGGGACTCGGAATGCAGCTAGAGCAGGCTTGCCGCGCAGTACCTTTCCCGCATACACCGCTGGAACGATCAATACGATTATTTTAATTGATGGACAAATGACAGAAGCTGCTATGGTTAACGCGATCATAACGGCAACGGAAGCAAAAACTGCGGCACTGCAGCAGTTAGGCATTATAGAGCAAGCGAACGGACAAGCAGCAACCGGAACGACAACAGACGCTATCGTAATTGGCGTTAGCCAGGCGGCAAGCTGGAATGCGCTGCACGCCTATGCTGGCGTAGCGACGACGATCGGCTGTGCCATTGGCGAAGCTGTTTATGATACGGTGCTTGAGGCAACTCGTACTCAGCATGAGGACTGATCTATTTATAATGGAGGTGTTCTCCCTTGATTCGAATTGATGGATATACGAAAAACAAAGAATGGTGGACGGACCTGACTTTCGAGGATCTCGAATCGGAAAAGCTCGATTGGTATTGGGTTGATTTTTTTAACCCTACTGAGGAAGAATGCAAGCATCTTGAAACTTTTTTTCACTTTCATCCGTTAGCCATTGAGGATTGCTATCAATTGCTGCAGCGGCCTAAGCTGGATCATTACGAGGATGTTCATTTTATGGTGCTGCATGAGGTGGAGTGGAAGACGTTAACTATCAATGAAATTAATATGTTTATCGGACCCCATTTTCTAGTGACCTTTCATTATGCCTCATCTCCTGAAATCAATGATGCCCGAAGCAAGCTGATGTCTAGCACAAAAATAGGCGAGACTGGCCAAATTTATGCGGCGTATCTCATTATAGACAAGCTTGTGGATCAATATTTCCCTGCGGTTCATGAGCTTGAGGATCAGCTTCTGGATATGGAGGTTGGGAGCAATGATCAAAGCCAGACAGTCATGAGTGATATTTTCAACATTCGCTCGCGATTGCTTCGGCTTCGAAAAACGATTATGCCTATGCGGGATTTATTGTATCGACTGACGAATACAGATCGAATTCAAGGGCTAAAGCCATATTTGGCTTTTTATCATGATATTTATGATCATCTGATTAAACTTTCTGAGATGATAGATTCAAGCAGAGAGATGACGGCTGACCTTCGTGACAGCTATATTTCGTTCAATTCAAATCGGATGAATAACATTATGAAAACTCTTACCGTAATTACGACTATATTTATGCCGTTAACCTTTATGGCGGGCGTTTATGGAATGAATTTTCGCAATATGCCCGAGCTTGAATGGAGTTGGGGATATTTTGCAGTATTAATAGTCATGCTCATCATCGGGGTTTCTATGTATGCATGGTTTCGAAGAAAAGGATGGTTTAAATGAGGAATGTTAAGGGGAATAGCCCATCATGGAAATGAAAGAATCCACTCCAACGAGCAAAAAAAACTGGATTGCGATTGTAGGGATATTGGCGGCCATATTTATTGGTCTTGCTGTCATGCTTTATTTGATGATTATTGCGCTTGGCAACCGCTCGGCGGCGAATACGTTGAAGCTGGAGCAAACACTCCACTATACTTATTTTACTAAAGCCTCTTCAAACGGCATGAAGCTCCATGTGCTGGAGACGAAGCCTGCTTATGTAACTCTAGAAACGATTAATAATAACGTTACCTTGTCAGGGAAGGTTGGCATTAATGGTGGATTTTTTTATGGAAATCAGCTGCTCAGCATCGGCATGGTAAATAGTCTTCCGGTTAACAGGGATATTGGCAACTTTGGCATCGGGGATGAGAACGTAAAATATGCACGCGGGACGCTCGTTTGGGATGGGGCAGCGGATGAATTAAGCGTTCAGGTTGCCAGCAAAGCATCAGAGCTGAAGGTAAAGGACCATACTCGATTTTGGGCACAGGGAGGCATCAGCATGAGTCTTGGCAAGGACGAGGCTTGGGCTCAGCAGGCCAAAAAGGAAAATGCGCCTTTCTCAGAGGAAGAGCGACTTCGCTCAGCTGCGGTATATGACCTCTCGGGTACCTTGTATCTTATCGTAAGTGAGACAAAAGGTTCATTAGCTCTGTTTCGTGAGGCAATTGTTAATAGTATTGGTGACGGTAAGCTTGTTGATGGTATATTTCTTGATGGTGACGGCTCCTCACAGCTATTCAGCAAAGAGGCAGCCTTGCCTGGTGATAATCGGCCCGTAGTACAAATGCTGCGCATTGTAAAATAAGTAGGGGAAAAGTGAAGGGGAAATCTGCATGAATCCATTGCAATTGCCGATTGATGCGGTGTTGCCTGAGCTGCTGGCGTCTCTGGTCAGCGGTACAAATGCCGTATTGGTAGCTGAGCCGGGAGCGGGAAAGACGACGCGCGTACCGCTTGCGCTGCTCGATCAGCCATGGCTTGCCGGCAAAAAAATTATAATGCTGGAGCCGCGCAGACTTGCTGCACGCTCCGCTGCACAATTTATGGCGAAGTCACTAGGCGAGCGGACAGGTGAAACCGTTGGCTACCGTGTCCGATTGGATTCACGTGTGAGCTCGCGTACTCGCATTGAGGTCATTACGGAGGGGGTACTCACCCGAATGCTGCAAGAGGATCCAGCGCTTGAGCAGGTGGGAGCTATTTTGTTTGACGAGTTCCATGAGCGGCATTTGCACGGCGATCTTGGCTTAACGCTTTGTTTACAGTCGCAGCAGCTGCTGCGCGAGGATCTGCGCCTTGTCGTCATGTCGGCAACGCTTGCTTCGGGGCCGGTTGCCGAGCTGCTGGGCGATGCTCCGGTTATTCGCAGTGAAGGCAGAGTGTTTCCCGTAGCAACATATTACGCGAAAGCTAAGCACACAGGGCCGGTGGAGTCCCATATGGTACAAACAATTGCTGCGGCGCTGCGGGCGCATGAGGGCGATGTGCTTGCCTTCCTGCCGGGCGTTGCCGAGATACGGCGAACGGCGAGAGGTTTAGCGGAAGCAGCGCTTCCAGCAAATATTCGTATTGAGGAGCTGCATGGCGGCTTGCCGCTGGAGAAGCAGGATGCGGCTGTAGCTCCCTGCCGCTCTGGCGAGAGGAAAATTGTGCTAGCTACTTCAATAGCGGAGTCGAGCTTGACGGTTGAAGGCGTTATGATTGTCGTTGACTGCGGGTTAATGCGTATACCTCGTTTCTCTCCGAGAACTGGAATGACTCGGCTGGAGACAGTAGCCGTATCCGCTGCATCCGCAAATCAGCGGCGCGGCAGAGCAGGACGTTTAGCGCCGGGCTGCTGCTACAGGCTCTGGACAGAGTCTGAGCAGCACTTTTTGCCTGAGCAAAGCACTCCTGAAATTCTTGAAGCAGACCTAGCTTCTCTTACACTAGAACTGGCGGTATGGGGGATTCAAGATCCGCTGGAGCTTAGCTGGCTGACCCCGCCTCCAGCTGCAGCATATGAACAAGCGAGCGCATTACTACGGCAATTAAATGCGATCAATGTCGAAGGAAAGCCGACAGCCGAAGGGCTGCAAATGGCGAAGCTAGGACTGCACCCTCGTCTTGGCGCGATGATTCTAAAGGCATCCGAGCAAGGATCGCTGCAAGAGGCTTGCCATTTGGCTGCGCTGTTAACGGAAAGGGATCTGCTTCCACAGGAGAGAAATGTTGATATGCAGCTACGGCTGGATCTTTTCTATCAGCTAACTGGAAGAAACCATCAGGCTCATCAAAGTAATCAAAGCCGGCAGCTCGACATTCAAGCTGCATTTCGAATAAGTGCTCAAGCGGAGCAATGGGAACGATTGGTTGCGCAAGAGAGTAAAAGCCAATCACAAAGGAAAGAACCACTTCCGCTTGGTGTTCTTTTGGCTTATGCATATCCAGATCGGATTGCTCAAAGACGCAGCGACGGCCGGCATTTATTAGCAAATGGAAGAGGCGCAGTGCTGCCTGAGCTCCAGCCATTATCCAGATCAGCGTTTCTTGCAGCCTGTGAGCTTGATGATGCTGGAGCTGAGAGCCGAATACGGCTTGCCGCGGAGCTAAGCTTAGAAGAGTTAAACACCTATCTAGGCTCCTATCTCTCTACAGAAAACGTGGTAGAGTGGGAACCGTCTGCTCAAGCTGTGCGAGCGAGAAAACGAGTTCGATTAGGCAGCATTGTGCTGAAAGAATCTATACTACAACAGCCAGATGAAGAGCAAGTGGCTGCCGCCTTGCTGATGGCCATTAGACAAGCAGGCTTCACCATGCTTCCAATGAGCAGGCAGGCGCAGCAGATGAAGGCTCGCATGAAGCTGATGTCACTTGCCGGTGAGGATTGGCCTAATGCCTCTGACGAAGCTCTGCTGAACACGCTCGAAGATTGGCTCGAGCCGCATATTTATGGAATGCGAAGCCGCTCGGATCTACAGAAGCTGCCGATGGTGCAACTGCTGGAAGGAAGACTCAGCTGGAAGCAGAAGCAGGAGCTGGACGAGCAGGTGCCAACACATATCGTTGTTCCAAGCGGTTCACGCATACCAGTAGACTATAGTGACCCGGAGTCGCCAGTGCTTGCTGTTCGATTGCAGGAGCTGTTTGGCATGAAGGATACGCCTAGACTAGCGAGAGGCAAGCTTCCCGTAACTTTGCATTTATTGTCGCCTTCACAGCGTCCTGTTCAAGTAACGCGGGATCTCAGAAGCTTTTGGGAGAATGCCTATTTCGAGGTGAAGAAGGATTTAAAGGGTAGATACCCGAAGCATTCCTGGCCGGATGATCCTTATGCGGCAATGCCAACGAATCGGACGAAGCCCAGACAAGGTTGATTTTTTGAAACGCGCCACCGCCATAAGGATGGCGACAGCCGTTTCACCTTGAAATATAGGAAAGTATATCATTTCGCTATACTTTCTCTATATTTCTCCGGAATGAAACGCGCCACCGCCATAAGGATGGCGACAGCCGTTTCACCTTGAAATATAGGAAAGTATATCATTTCGCTATACTTTCTCTATATTTCTCCGGAATGAAACGCGCCACCGCCATAGGGACGGCGACAGCCGTTTCACCTTGATCCGCACCATACATGTTCTAACTAAATGTAGAGAGGGTGTGCTTTAATATTACTACATTATATCTATTAATTATTTATGTTCTTCTTATTAATGTCTATACGTTTGCGATCATGGGTTTAGATAAATCGAGAGCCAAAAAGCATCGTCAGCGTATATCCGAAAACAGATTATTTACCCTTAGCGCCATCGGCGGAGCTGGAGGGACATGGCTTGCGATGAAGGCATGGCGTCATAAGACGAAGCACCGCTCCTTTACCGTCGGCATTCCCTTTTTGTTTGGTTTAAATTTGCTGCTGCTAATTGGCGCATTGTGGCTTATTGGAATAACTGCAAACTCTTAATTGCTTTGAGAAGCTGTCCTATGTTATATTGGGGCTTCTCTTTTTTTTTCTAGCACATCAAAACTTAGGAGGTAACTGACTTGACAGTTCAAAGTGCCTATCAAGAGGAGCAGGATCGGTTAACGGAAGCATTGCATGACATTATGAGACAGCTGCAAGAGATCGGCCCACGCTATAAGGGCGATGATTTTACGGAGCAAATGCTCGATCTACAGCAAGAGGAACGGCGACTAAGGCTTGAAATATCTAAGCGTGAGCCTTATTTTGGCCGTATTGATTTTCAAGAGCTGCCCGCAGAAGGGCAGAAACCATTATATATTGGCAAAGCAGGCGTAGCCAAGCAAGACAGCAACGAGCTTCTCGTTATTGACTGGCGTGCGCCGGCAGCAAGCGTATTTTATTCCTTTACTGGCGGCGATGCGCCTGCTTCCTATGAATCGCCTGATGGGGAAATCGAAGGCTACGTTCATTTAAAACGGAATTTCGTGATTCGTCAGGGCGAGATCGTTCGCTTGGTGGATAGCTATGTGCGAGGCCAGGAGGAAGGCAACGTTACCGACGAATTTCTGTTATATCGTCTAGGCGAGAACAAGGACAACAAGCTGCGGGACATCGTATCGACGATTCAAGGCGAGCAGGATAGAATTATTCGTGCGGATCGAAATAAAGCTTTGTTTATACAGGGAGTAGCAGGCAGCGGTAAAACAACGGTTGCGCTGCATCGCCTTGCTTTCTTGCTCTATCAGTACGCTGACCGCATGCGGGCGGAGCGCATGATTAT from Paenibacillus sp. FSL H8-0548 encodes the following:
- a CDS encoding heme ABC transporter ATP-binding protein, giving the protein MIEVRDIVHRVQGRPVLNGLSCTFQQGCMYGVIGPNGVGKSTLLHLLSGVDQPSRGEVRLDGVSMASYPRKQLAKKMAVLQQSGLPPVGFSVREVVSMGRSPFQSWLGTDSEDGETIINAALRAMGLQELEHRKMDQLSGGERQRVALAKLMAQEPSIILLDEPTTYLDIGYQVQLLDTVRAWQRERKLTVIAVLHDLNLASLYCDELVVLHQGKVAAVGTPHAVLTTELIDQVYEAKTAIISHPLTGAPQIMLQPKVIY
- the cbiB gene encoding adenosylcobinamide-phosphate synthase CbiB, which gives rise to MILYSLKELLLLAAAAIVIDWIIGDPKWPTHPVIRIGRLIRWLERLLAPERFAAKPKVVKQLGVALTAITLLISFGSTWGIVLTADALHPWLGYAVSAWLISTTLAVKGLKDAAVLVYRPLVMGRLDEARKYVGYIVGRDTAELDEREASRATIETVAENTVDALVSPLLFALIGGAPLAMLYRATNTLDSMVGYRNEKYVHFGWCSARTDDWLNYIPARLTGVMLTISALFFPKMNARQAGRAIAVFAHLHPSPNSGIPESAVAGALGIELGGRNVYFGVPSERARMGWPLRELQPQDIMQTVRLLYSVSVILFIGVIAVWFVAR
- the cobU gene encoding bifunctional adenosylcobinamide kinase/adenosylcobinamide-phosphate guanylyltransferase, with protein sequence MAVLVTGGTRSGKSSFAEQYAMRVAASGIYIATCQPYDEEMSKRIGKHQSDRDDSGFSWETIEDAYAAADVLRQLEKKFFVEAQQGKESPVVLLDCLTLWLTNWLMQIEQQSLTDDRLEIEIMKLLEAIHSYPYPLIIVTNEVGDGIVPAYALGRLFRDEAGRLNQRVAAICERVFLVTAGIPIELKSQAFRWDQL
- the cobT gene encoding nicotinate-nucleotide--dimethylbenzimidazole phosphoribosyltransferase: MISNLDTKLAETIERIKPFDEETAALAMKYSDGLTKPPGSLGKLESISIQLAGISGQLWPDLSRKAVIVMAGDHGVCEEGVSAFPQAVTPQMVMNFLNGGAAVNVLARQAGAEVVCVDIGVNADLEHELLISRKVVRGTANMAKQPAMTREETLQAILVGIEVVNEQVQRGCQLFATGEMGIGNTTASAALTTVLTGLAPEESVGRGTGINDASWLNKVAVVKRAIAINNPDANDAIDVLAKLGGAEIAGLVGVIIGAAASGCPVVIDGYISSAAALVASRIAPQTLPYMIASHLSQEQGHLKLLESIGLLPIMQLEMRLGEGTGAVLCFHFIDAALHLMQEMATFESAGVSKD
- a CDS encoding iron ABC transporter permease; this encodes MTYKLVWYGGAAMLLLAVSIVVSLSIGSAGISVRDVWGIMLHQLPWLSDQPVPYSSAEIAIVTQVRLSRVLLAVLVGACLALAGTGFQGVLRNPLADPYTLGVASGCSVGAAFIILFGLQTALGMWTIPLVAFGTGTVTLLGVFWLSRNNGVMQIETLILSGVILQAFLGAFVSFMVSMSEGVVNQILFWLMGSLAMRSWSNVYMLLPLLALGLPILLLYGQSLNLFVLGERHAAHLGIRVERTKLIVLISSTLLTAAAVSVSGVIGFVGLVVPHVIRLLVGPDYRLITPLAAIGGGIFVLWADTLARMALTPKEIPLGVVTALIGAPFFAYLLHRRKQKQGGAL
- a CDS encoding ABC transporter substrate-binding protein, whose amino-acid sequence is MIGKNSNRMKLLFALLLSMLVMITAACGDVKDTENKPTNTANQSGQTTTHEPSPEGSATVYPFTIKDDTGEEITFTEVPTKIVTLAASETEAIYAIGSGGQIVGVDEWSNYPEEVASKPKVGDITTNIEAVLALEPDLVLASSSMNTEAIAKLRELNINVYATDPLTYDAVIAKIENLGHIMNKPSEAAAIAEHMSLVKQQVTEAVKDAEKKKVYLEFDAGWTVGSGTFLDELITLAGGSNISGSLPGWYEISAEDIVKKNPEFIIYPALKEEPNPIVVSIESRPGWNVIDAVKNKHMHAVTEDPLVRVGPRLADGLLELAKVIHPDLVK